Proteins encoded together in one Prunus dulcis chromosome 3, ALMONDv2, whole genome shotgun sequence window:
- the LOC117621401 gene encoding uncharacterized protein LOC117621401 produces MEFNIEEALIAKEIAEKRFAERDYAGAKHYALKAKSLYPGLEGISQMLATFDVYVASEARFYGEIDHYSILGLKPSANKDAVKKQYRKMAVLLHPDKNKSVGADGAFKLVSEAWTLLSDTTKRSFYDLQRKKQSTTTVNQPNLSSVHAGGVPGFNNCSNSSASHGRLDTFWTVCTSCKVQYEYLRKYVNKRLSCKNCRGIFIAVESGAAPANGSFPYPPPWSYVPSNGYGNHGFDGATYVPSNGTFFPGNGVSGFHSGHGYEYIPNMSFQWSSYPGTSTGVAGPHGSSGISPDAVYQANGNVNKAGVKVKSRANGKRSTTTAVANMNSNMPPRCNELPEFKNDGLDKKRKVTVGANFRNGHDERVSKSASEAKLANGNGTLGNDQKIPSSGELLARRCSVAPAFDAKKLLIEKARTEILKKLNEINLASEAAAAIKNTKRQVEVEVTQGHQLETKNAEPLSITVPDPDFHDFDKDRSEECFKPKQIWALYDEEDGMPRLYCLIREVVSVKPFKILITYLNSKTDSEFGSVNWLDCGFTKSCGNFRARNLDVVEQVNIFSHVLSREKAGRGGCVRIYPKRGDIWAMYRNWSRDWDRSTSDEVRHQYVMVEVLDDYSEELGVCVSPLVKLDGFKTVYQSNTDSSAVQLIPRREMLRFSHQVPSWLLKSEESNLPGKCWDLDPAATPDELLHASVEARA; encoded by the coding sequence ATGGAATTTAACATAGAGGAGGCTCTTATAGCAAAAGAGATCGCTGAGAAGCGATTTGCTGAGAGAGACTATGCTGGTGCTAAGCATTATGCACTAAAGGCTAAATCACTGTACCCTGGACTGGAGGGCATATCTCAAATGCTGGCCACATTTGATGTTTATGTTGCTTCCGAGGCAAGATTTTATGGTGAAATAGATCATTATTCAATTCTTGGACTGAAACCTTCTGCAAATAAAGATGCAGTGAAGAAGCAATATAGAAAGATGGCTGTGTTACTCCATCCTGATAAGAACAAAAGTGTGGGAGCTGATGGGGCTTTCAAACTTGTTTCCGAAGCATGGACTTTGTTGTCTGACACTACCAAGAGAAGCTTTTATGATCttcagagaaaaaaacaatcgACAACCACAGTTAATCAGCCTAATTTATCTTCAGTTCATGCTGGTGGGGTTCCGGGTTTCAACAATTGTTCCAATTCGTCGGCATCTCATGGTAGACTTGACACTTTCTGGACTGTCTGCACTTCTTGCAAGGTTCAGTATGAGTATCTCCGGAAATATGTGAACAAACGACTTTCATGTAAAAATTGCCGAGGCATTTTCATTGCTGTGGAAAGTGGGGCAGCCCCAGCAAATGGTTCTTTTCCTTATCCTCCTCCTTGGTCATATGTGCCTAGTAATGGGTATGGGAATCATGGATTTGATGGGGCTACATATGTTCCAAGCAATGGTACCTTTTTCCCGGGAAACGGTGTCTCGGGTTTTCATTCTGGACACGGGTATGAATATATTCCAAATATGTCGTTTCAGTGGAGCTCATATCCTGGAACCTCTACTGGTGTTGCGGGTCCTCACGGATCATCTGGTATATCCCCTGATGCTGTTTATCAGGCAAATGGAAATGTTAATAAAGCTGGAGTGAAGGTTAAATCAAGAGCGAATGGAAAACGTTCCACTACAACTGCTGTGGCTAATATGAATTCGAATATGCCTCCTAGATGTAATGAGCTGCCTGAATTTAAGAACGATGGACTGGATAAGAAAAGGAAAGTTactgtgggagcaaattttaGAAATGGGCATGACGAAAGAGTATCAAAATCTGCTTCAGAAGCAAAATTAGCAAATGGAAATGGGACTCTAGGAAATGATCAGAAAATTCCTAGTTCAGGAGAACTTCTTGCTAGACGTTGTTCAGTGGCACCAGCATTTGATGCTAAAAAGCTGTTGATTGAGAAGGCAAGAACAGagattttgaagaaattaaatGAGATCAATTTGGCTTCAGAAGCGGCTGCTGCTATAAAGAACACAAAAAGACAGGTTGAAGTGGAAGTAACTCAAGGACATCAATTAGAGACAAAGAATGCTGAGCCTCTCTCCATAACTGTCCCTGATCCCGACTTCCATGACTTTGACAAAGATAGGTCGGAGGAATGTTTCAAGCCAAAGCAAATATGGGCTTTATATGACGAAGAAGATGGTATGCCTCGCTTGTACTGTCTGATACGTGAAGTGGTCTCAGTCAAACCATTCAAGATACTCATCACTTACTTGAACTCTAAAACTGACAGTGAATTTGGGTCAGTGAACTGGCTGGATTGTGGGTTTACCAAATCCTGTGGAAATTTCAGGGCACGGAATCTTGATGTAGTTGAGCAAGTTAATATTTTCTCTCATGTTTTGAGCCGGGAGAAAGCAGGTAGAGGAGGATGTGTTCGGATATACCCGAAACGTGGAGACATTTGGGCTATGTATCGCAACTGGTCGAGAGATTGGGACAGATCAACTTCAGATGAAGTGAGGCACCAGTATGTAATGGTGGAGGTTCTTGATGATTACTCCGAAGAGCTTGGTGTTTGCGTGTCGCCCCTTGTCAAACTGGATGGATTCAAGACAGTATATCAAAGTAATACAGACAGCAGTGCCGTTCAATTGATTCCGAGAAGAGAGATGCTACGCTTTTCGCACCAGGTGCCGTCATGGTTACTCAAGAGTGAAGAAAGTAACCTGCCTGGTAAGTGTTGGGATTTGGATCCTGCTGCAACCCCTGACGAGCTGCTTCATGCTTCTGTGGAAGCCAGGGCTTAA
- the LOC117621402 gene encoding transmembrane protein 256 homolog produces the protein MDPLLWHKIAGLSGMAALGLGTYGAHGFKPENPTYKDVWQTASLYHLVHTAALVAAPITKHPNIFGGLLTTGILAFSGTCYTVALLEDRKYSTLAPFGGFAFIAAWASLLF, from the exons ATGGATCCTCTACTGTGGCATAAAATAGCTGGGCTCTCTG GAATGGCAGCTCTGGGGTTGGGCACATATGGTGCCCATGGCTTCAAACCCGAAAACCCAACTTACAAAGAT GTTTGGCAAACTGCGTCTCTCTACCATTTGGTTCACACAGCCGCTCTGGTTGCTGCCCCTATCACGAAGCACCCCAACATT TTTGGAGGCCTTTTGACTACTGGAATACTCGCATTCTCAGGGAC GTGTTATACTGTGGCATTACTTGAGGATAGAAAGTATTCTACGTTGGCTCCTTTCGGTGGCTTTGCTTTTATCGCTGCTTGGGCTAGCTTGCTCTTCTAA